A DNA window from Trichosurus vulpecula isolate mTriVul1 chromosome 2, mTriVul1.pri, whole genome shotgun sequence contains the following coding sequences:
- the LOC118840443 gene encoding nicotinamide N-methyltransferase-like, whose protein sequence is MMDSNFTAKDVYLSHFNPQTYLEKYYTFGPSPSAENQILMHILRRLFMTFSSGRVKGDLLIDIGTGPTIYQLLSACEAFKEIVVTDYTDQNLKELNRWLKKELEAFDWSPVVKYVCELEGDREKWAEKEERLRQKVKRVLKCDVTQSQPLGPVSLPQADCLLTALCLDAACKDLPTYQQALKNLSSLLKPGGFLVFIDALKSSYYMIGDQRFSSLSLTQEAVEDAVVKAGYIIQEFEIIPQSYSRNRAENEGLFYLVGQKLNNSVEL, encoded by the exons ATGATGGACTCCAACTTCACTGCAAAAGATGTCTACCTGAGCCACTTCAATCCTCAGACTTACCTGGAAAAGTATTACACCTTTGGACCCAGCCCCTCTGCAGAAAATCAAATTCTTATGCATATCCTCAGGAGACTTTTCATGACATTCTCTTCTG GCAGGGTGAAAGGAGACCTCCTGATTGACATTGGCACTGGCCCCACCATCTACCAGCTCCTCTCTGCCTGTGAGGCCTTTAAAGAAATTGTGGTCACTGATTATACTGACCAgaacctcaaggagctcaacaGGTGGCTAAAGAAGGAACTAGAGGCATTTGACTGGTCTCCTGTGGTAAAATATGTATGTGAACTGGAAGGGGACAG AGAGAAGTGGGCtgagaaggaggagagattgAGACAGAAGGTCAAGAGGGTCCTGAAGTGTGATGTGACCCAAAGCCAGCCTTTGGGTCCTGTCTCTCTGCCCCAGGCTGATTGCCTGCTCACAGCACTGTGCCTGGATGCCGCCTGCAAAGACCTCCCCACCTACCAGCAGGCCCTGAAGAACCTCAGCAGCCTACTGAAACCCGGAGGATTCTTGGTGTTTATTGATGCCCTCAAGAGCAGCTACTACATGATTGGTGACCAGAGgttctccagtctctccctcaCCCAGGAGGCTGTGGAGGATGCAGTGGTGAAGGCTGGTTACATAATTCAGGAGTTTGAAATCATTCCCCAGAGTTACTCCAGGAACAGAGCAGAGAATGAAGGGCTTTTCTACCTCGTGGGGCAGAAACTCAATAATTCTGTAGAATTATGA